The Halosimplex litoreum genome has a window encoding:
- a CDS encoding flavodoxin domain-containing protein, which yields MASILVIYGTTTGQTAVVARRIDDVLVDRGHEVTTRHVSNPPAESVDSFDGVVVGASVNNNRHQRAVVEFVAEHRAALSSRPSAFFQLSFAAAVPWESAQSGSLQWAEDLFADTGWHPDRVGNFAGAINYTRYSRPVQWFFELAAAVTTGDTDTSRDYEYTDWEEVVRFAREFGDLVEAQHSLTARATERVPRAGRSGRRAAFALAGLGLAAALYRAVDSRRNAPTRTRDEPEPRPRERARGVDSA from the coding sequence ATGGCCTCGATCCTCGTCATCTACGGGACTACCACCGGCCAGACCGCGGTGGTCGCGAGACGTATCGACGACGTGCTCGTCGACCGCGGCCACGAGGTGACGACCCGGCACGTCTCGAACCCGCCGGCCGAGTCGGTCGACTCGTTCGACGGCGTGGTGGTCGGCGCTTCGGTGAACAACAACCGACACCAGCGGGCCGTGGTCGAGTTCGTCGCGGAGCATCGCGCGGCGCTGTCGTCGCGGCCGTCGGCCTTCTTCCAGCTATCCTTCGCCGCCGCCGTGCCGTGGGAGTCGGCGCAGTCGGGCTCGCTCCAGTGGGCCGAGGACCTCTTCGCGGACACTGGCTGGCATCCCGACCGTGTCGGGAACTTCGCCGGAGCCATCAACTACACACGGTACAGCCGCCCGGTGCAGTGGTTCTTCGAACTCGCCGCGGCAGTGACGACGGGCGACACCGATACCTCTCGCGACTACGAGTACACCGACTGGGAGGAGGTCGTACGCTTCGCCCGCGAGTTCGGCGACCTCGTCGAAGCACAGCACTCGCTGACGGCACGGGCGACCGAACGGGTGCCGAGAGCCGGCCGGTCCGGCCGCCGGGCCGCGTTCGCGCTCGCAGGACTGGGTCTCGCCGCCGCGCTCTACCGGGCGGTCGACTCGCGACGGAACGCTCCGACCAGGACCCGCGACGAACCCGAACCACGGCCCCGGGAGCGCGCCCGAGGTGTAGACTCCGCTTAG